In Pelmatolapia mariae isolate MD_Pm_ZW linkage group LG13, Pm_UMD_F_2, whole genome shotgun sequence, a genomic segment contains:
- the LOC134640460 gene encoding collagen alpha-1(XVII) chain-like isoform X2 has translation MDELTRQMDFSEEKVVTETITSTSRLTSLPPKGTSGSNHRNMSSSAGGLGLEKNVLTQNSSSGTYFSSSSVGVNTGSYSSSSGIYLGGDSSGGGEGGGTYIDGESFGIATGGGGGGGSGGSYLVSSVSKVRSSSSGGARRTQTAGSSGGLSPAFRERKHISSRSGGYDGSSSANSSPEFTRKDYGNYCSGATRGRSESRESEIRVRLQSASPTPCRWTELDDVKKLLKGRSSSVSPTRSSSASITLPVPKKASVETKTISVASQSVSSSFGSGVRSPGFNTIDLSGLYDTGLTNGKLDKSSQYDITDKYDTGVKSIQYDGSLKSGQYDTGVRSVQYDGSLKSGQYDTGVRSVQYDGSLKSGQYDTGVRSGQYDTGVRSGQYDTGVRSGQYDISVKSGQYDTGVKSTQYDGSLKSGQYDTGVRSGQYDTGVRSVQYDTTVRSGQYDTLDSTVFPTFSWSTSTLPSSSTTVIAGNTSSYTYQSGQVSANNMAAGLAPVTPTSPSSLSVYGFQNNLAPTSASVLTTSGANVNANLGGYGVQKNVTNGGSAISTGVSTTTRSQTDDAYKKDFKFVVSEKENVPAKRETDMLILAKDTGKQFTSSGIHVGGGSLSGDSIKKEKLISSYGETAQLKAETGNSYYGSSGVVMKDKATYAEIHRDSGIFGGGGLCCCSDSCCSWWKWLLGLLLLSLLLLGLLFGLIALAEDVRKLKSRVATLEAESSVAGAHTSRLSSNDINTYVDGGGMGTDNTIGVGGGGGSSGSRTQVQISTSDVSAGGNGIGGSTGTSGAGAGTSSSGSSSSSGSSSVGSAGTSQSGRVDSAVGTSQRVGVTDFAGGAGTGTDLRISVSGGHIDSAALQLAIQHMLRAEMQSQAFKATLASSVQGERGLPGPKGEPGFPGIPGPPGAMGHPGPEGPKGQKGTQGEHGAEGPPGLRGREGPVGPRGEPGPPGFGIKGDRGAHGDPGVPGSVGPIGPPGPKGAQGLSGLSGPPGQPGTQGFRGESGPPGAKGDRGLAGFQGLKGDTGDKGPRGAQGEPGLPGPPGPAGEKGSKGSVGLSGQDGAKGSRGDQGPAGPPGLRGPAGPPGDNGLPGTPGLQGPPGIPGNPGQPGTKGDTGAPGRIINAAGSTAVGIPGAPGPAGPPGPPGSPGLSGPIGPAGLPGQPGPKGDRGEKGDLGESELSLRKSETVSSSRTDRLFRENGGLAQPGPPGPPGPPGPPGRPGDSRQGPPGPPGPPGQPGYGRPGPKGDKGDSSFVSSAGAALYPGPPGPPGLPGAKGSTGPQGPRGYQGEPGQPGVPGTPGTPGTNERVSTYAGGRGVPGPPGPPGPPGPQGLKGDTGAPGIPGASRGSISVTSGPPGPPGPPGPPGLPGSFASSTEMRQYISDYLSRARQSAIPGPPGPPGPPGPPGSYSGSIDDISLRVIAYLRRSDSGFSLGVQGPPGPPGPPGPASGSLTVSGLIAMLQRDDVRRYLTGPPGPQGPPGPPGTSVGLSGSYRVEEIATYVFNIMNERGIARGPPGPRGPPGVAGPPGPAGSGFTTATIDYSALIKNSDFRSWIASAVQQGPPGSPGVPGLPGPPGPQGPPGVSTATVYGAGGRGYSLEEIQRYLQGSGFRGLPGPPGPPGPQGPQGPPGTYTGSVSYSGNFPRESIRTEIQQYLTSDSVRRTITGPPGPPGPRGQKGERGEPGYLQTYAQSQTYSQGDSHNNPQIRQIDVSKLAETLDYSNVAMKVTDYIKSQGLLQGYSGGASLTTNVRAIQGPPGPPGPPGPPGHSRVFAAYGNITADLMDFFRVYGTIPGPSGSPGPKGERGYPGPKGDKGDPGPPGLPGIPGTYTVQIPHRVQKREAGNKLVGRRQKHRRQAGSG, from the exons ATGGACGAGTTAACAAGGCAGATGGACTTCTCAGAAGAAAAGG TTGTCACAGAAACCATAACCTCCACATCCAGACTGACATCTCTCCCACCAA AGGGAACCAGCGGATCAAATCACAGGAATATGTCCAGCAGTGCTGGAGGGCTGGGCTTGGAGAAGAATGTCTTAACccagaacagcagcagtggaacTTACTTTTCTTCAT CTTCTGTAGGTGTGAACACCGGGAGCTACAGCTCCTCCTCGGGAATCTACCTCGGCGGAGACTCCTCAGGAGGGGGTGAGGGAGGTGGGACCTACATAGATGGAGAAAGCTTTGGAATTgccacaggaggaggaggaggaggaggcagcgGAGGCAGTTATCTCGTGAGCTCCGTGTCCAAGGTCCGGTCCAGCTCGTCGGGCGGTGCCAGGAGGACGCAGACTGCTGGCTCATCAGGAGGCCTGTCGCCAGCTTTCCGGGAGAGGAAGCACATATCCAGCCGCTCAGGAGGCTATGATG GGAGTTCCAGTGCTAATTCCTCTCCAGAATTTACTCGCAAAGATTATGGAAACTATT gctCTGGTGCCACAAGAGGGAGAAGCGAAAGCAGAG aaagcGAGATCAGAGTCAGATTGCAAAGTGCCTCCCCCACTCCCTGCAGAT GGACAGAGTTGGATGACGTGAAGAAACTGCTGAAGGGACGCTCTAGCAGCGTCAGCCCCACTCGCTCCTCCAGTGCCTCCATCACCCTGCCTGTCCCTAAAAAGGCCAGCGTAGAGACCAAGACCATCTCAGTGGCCTCTCAGTCAG TTTCAAGTTCTTTTGGCTCTGGTGTGAGATCACCTGGGTTCAACACCATTGATTTATCAGGACTGTATGATACCGGCTTGACAAATGGAAAGCTTGATAAATCAAGCCAGTATGATATCACAGACAAGTATGATACTGGTGTCAAATCAATTCAGTATGATGGTAGTCTGAAATCAGGACAGTATGATACTGGTGTGAGGTCAGTACAGTATGATGGTAGTCTGAAATCAGGACAGTATGATACTGGTGTGAGGTCAGTACAGTATGATGGTAGTCTGAAATCAGGACAGTATGATACTGGTGTGAGATCAGGACAGTATGATACTGGTGTTAGATCAGGACAGTATGATACTGGTGTGAGATCAGGACAGTATGATATCAGTGTGAAATCAGGACAGTATGATACTGGTGTCAAATCAACTCAGTATGATGGTAGTCTGAAATCGGGGCAATATGATACTGGTGTGAGATCAGGACAGTATGATACTGGTGTGAGATCAGTGCAGTATGACACCACTGTAAGATCAGGTCAATATGACACTCTGGACTCCACGGTGTTCCCCACTTTCTCCTGGTCCACCTCCACTCTGCCGTCCTCCTCCACTACAGTCATTGCTGGCAACACCAGCAGCTACACATACCAAAGTGGGCAGGTCAGCGCCAACAACATGGCTGCAGGCTTGGCGCCAGTCACCCCCACCTCTCCATCATCCCTGTCAG TTTACGGCTTTCAGAATAACCTGGCACCCACCTCGGCCAGTGTGCTCACCACCAGTGGAGCCAACGTAAATGCTAACCTGGGAG GATATGGTGTTCAGAAGAACGTGACCAACGGTGGCAGCGCCATCAGCACTGGAGTCTCTACAA CCACTAGATCCCAAACTGATGACGCCTATAAGAAAGACTTTAAGTTCGTGgtctctgaaaaagaaaacgtTCCAGCCAAAAGGGAGACAGATATGCTCATTTTGGCAAAAGACACCGGCAAGCAGTTTACCAGCAGCGGCATTCATGTAGGAGGAG ggTCACTGTCAGGAGACTCGATAAAGAAGGAGAAGCTTATTTCGAGCTACGGTGAAACGGCCCAACTGAAGGCAGAGACTGGCAACTCTTACT ATGGTTCATCTGGAGTTGTAATGAAAGACAAAGCCACCTATGCAG AGATTCACAGGGACAGCGGCATCTTCGGAGGTGGAGGACTATGCTGTTGTTCGGACTCCTGTTGCTCCTGGTGGAAGTGGCTGCTGGGtcttctccttctctccctGCTCTTGCTGGGACTCCTGTTTGGCCTCATTGCTCTGG CTGAGGATGTGAGAAAGCTGAAGAGTCGAGTGGCGACCCTGGAAGCTGAGTCATCGGTCGCTGGCGCCCACACCAGTCGGCTGTCTTCCAATGATATCAACACTTATGTGGATGGTGGAGGTATGGGCACTGACAACACCATAGGCgtgggtggaggaggtggaagTTCAGGATCCAGGACACAAGTTCAGATTTCCACAAGTGATGTCAGCGCAGGTGGTAATGGCATTGGAGGGTCTACTGGTACTTCTGGTGCTGGAGCTGGTACCAGTTCCAGTGGGAGCTCCAGCAGTAGTGGAAGCAGCAGCGTCGGGAGTGCTGGTACAAGTCAAAGTGGTAGAGTTGATTCTGCTGTTGGTACCAGTCAGCGAGTTGGGGTTACCGATTTTGCTGGTGGTGCCGGTACTGGCACTGACCTCAGGATCAGCGTGAGTGGAGGACACATAGATTCTGCTGCTCTTCAGCTGGCCATCCAGCACATGTTAAGGGCTGAAATGCAGTCGCAGGCATTCAAAg ctACTTTAGCGTCCTCAgtacagggagagagaggattGCCTGGGCCTAaag gaGAGCCCGGTTTCCCTGGCATCCCAG GTCCTCCAGGTGCGATGGGACATCCAGGCCCCGAAGGTCCCAAAGGACAAAAAGGAACCCAAG GTGAACACGGAGCCGAGGGGCCACCAGGTCTTAGAGGTCGTGAGGGCCCAGTTGGCCCGAGAGGTGAGCCAGGACCTCCAGGCTTTGGAATTAAAGGCGACAGAG GTGCTCATGGAGATCCTGGGGTTCCTGGGTCTGTAGGACCTATCGGGCCCCCTGGACCAAAAG GTGCACAGGGGCTTTCTGGACTTTCTGGGCCACCAG GTCAACCAGGTACTCAAGGTTTCCGTGGCGAATCAGGGCCTCCTGGGGCTAAAG GTGATAGAGGGCTTGCTGGATTCCAGGGACTTAAAG GTGACACTGGTGACAAAGGTCCCAGAGGTGCACAAG GTGAACCCGGTTTACCAGGTCCGCCCGGGCCAGCTGGAGAAAAAGGCTCCAAAGGATCAGTGG GACTTTCTGGACAAGATGGCGCAAAGGGATCAAGAG GTGACCAAGGACCTGCTGGGCCTCCTGGACTCAGAGGTCCTGCTGGGCCTCCTGGGGATAATGGACTTCCAG GAACACCTGGACTTCAAGGACCACCAG GGATACCAGGAAATCCAGGACAACCCGGCACCAAAG GTGACACTGGTGCACCAGGACGCATCATCAATGCAG CTGGCTCCACTGCTGTTGGCATCCCAGGAGCACCTGGGCCTGCCGGTCCTCCTGGTCCCCCTGGGTCTCCAGGATTATCAG GTCCCATCGGCCCTGCTGGTCTGCCTGGCCAACCTG GTCCTAAAGGTGACAGAGGAGAAAAGGGAGACCTGGGAGAATCAGAACTATCCTTGAGGAAGAGTGAGACGGTTTCTTCAAGCAGAACAGACA GGCTGTTTCGTGAAAATGGAGGTTTGGCACAGCCTGGCCCACCCGGCCCACCAGGTCCACCTGGGCCTCCAGGACGTCCAG gAGATTCCAGACAAGGACCTCCAGGACCACCTGGGCCCCCAGGCCAGCCAG GTTATGGAAGACCAGGACCTAAAGGAGACAAAGGGGACTCCAGCTTTGTATCCAGCGCTGGTG CAGCCTTATATCCAGGACCACCAGGACCTCCTGGGCTTCCCGGGGCTAAAGGATCAACAG GTCCTCAAGGGCCCAGGGGATACCAAG GTGAACCCGGTCAGCCAGGTGTGCCCGGCACCCCGGGAACACCAGGAACCAACGAGAGAG TGTCAACATATGCTGGAGGACGTGGGGTCCCAGGACCACCGGGTCCACCAGGGCCTCCAGGGCCTCAAGGACTCAAAG GGGACACTGGAGCTCCTGGGATTCCAGGCGCTTCAAGAG gCTCAATCTCAGTCACCTCAGGTCCTCCTGGTCCTCCAGGTCCTCCTGGCCCTCCAGGCTTGCCGGGCTCCTTTGCTTCTTCTACTGAGATGCGGCAGTACATCAGTGACTATTTAA GTAGAGCCAGGCAATCTGCCATTCCTGGACCTCCAGGTCCACCTGGACCACCAGGACCCCCTGGAAGCTACTCAGGCTCTATAGATGACATCTCTCTTCGTGTCATTGCATACCTACGAC GTTCAGACTCAGGGTTCAGCTTGGGTGTTCAGGGTCCTCCAGGACCACCTGGTCCTCCCGGACCTGCCTCTGGATCCCTGACAGTCAGCGGTCTCATAGCTATGCTTCAGA GAGATGACGTGAGGAGATATTTGACAGGACCACCAGGGCCACAAGGGCCACCAGGACCACCAGGGACATCAGTAGGACTTTCAGGCAGTTATAGAGTAGAGGAGATAGCTACATATGTCTTCAATATCATGAACG AGAGAGGGATTGCAAGAGGTCCACCTGGGCCACGTGGTCCTCCTGGGGTTGCAGGGCCTCCTGGTCCAGCAGGGTCTGGCTTCACTACCGCTACTATTGACTATTCTGCACTAATAAAGA ATTCAGATTTCCGTTCATGGATCGCATCTGCTGTGCAACAAGGCCCTCCTGGTTCTCCGGGTGTTCCAGGGCTACCCGGCCCTCCTGGCCCTCAGGGCCCGCCAGGAGTCTCCACTGCTACTGTGTATGGGGCAGGAGGTCGTGGCTACAGCTTGGAAGAAATCCAGCGTTACTTGCAGG GTTCTGGGTTTAGAGGTCttcctggccctcctggtcctCCAGGTCCACAGGGACCACAGGGTCCACCAGGCACTTACACTGGATCAGTTTCTTACAGTGGGAACTTCCCCAGGGAGAGCATCCGCACTGAAATTCAGCAGTATCTAACCA GTGACAGTGTTCGCCGTACCATCACGGGACCTCCAGGGCCTCCCGGTCCAAGGGGTCAGAAAGGAGAGCGTGGAGAGCCAGGCTACCTCCAGACCTACGCACAGAGCCAGACCTACTCTCAGGGTGACTCTCACAACAACCCACAGATCAGACAGATTGATGTCAGCAAGCTTGCTGAGACACTGGACTACTCTAATGTCGCCATGAAAGTTACAGACTACATCAAGA GTCAGGGCCTGCTGCAAGGGTATTCAGGTGGGGCTTCTTTGACCACAAATGTTCGAGCTATTCAAGGCCCTCCAGGCCCACCCGGCCCTCCTGGACCACCTGGTCACAGTCGTGTTTTTGCAGCTTACGGCaatatcacagctgatctcATGGACTTCTTCAGAG TCTATGGCACCATTCCTGGCCCTTCAGGAAGCCCTGGGCCAAAAGGGGAAAGAGGGTACCCAGGACCCAAAGGAGACAAAG GTGATCCTGGACCTCCAGGTTTACCTGGAATACCAGGGACATATACTGTCCAAATTCCACACAGAGTGCAGAAGAGGGAAGCAG GCAATAAACTGGTTGGTCGTCGTCAGAAGCATCGCCGTCAAGCTGGCAGCGGTTAA
- the LOC134640460 gene encoding collagen alpha-1(XVII) chain-like isoform X3, with translation MSSSAGGLGLEKNVLTQNSSSGTYFSSSSVGVNTGSYSSSSGIYLGGDSSGGGEGGGTYIDGESFGIATGGGGGGGSGGSYLVSSVSKVRSSSSGGARRTQTAGSSGGLSPAFRERKHISSRSGGYDGSSSANSSPEFTRKDYGNYCSGATRGRSESRESEIRVRLQSASPTPCRWTELDDVKKLLKGRSSSVSPTRSSSASITLPVPKKASVETKTISVASQSVSSSFGSGVRSPGFNTIDLSGLYDTGLTNGKLDKSSQYDITDKYDTGVKSIQYDGSLKSGQYDTGVRSVQYDGSLKSGQYDTGVRSVQYDGSLKSGQYDTGVRSGQYDTGVRSGQYDTGVRSGQYDISVKSGQYDTGVKSTQYDGSLKSGQYDTGVRSGQYDTGVRSVQYDTTVRSGQYDTLDSTVFPTFSWSTSTLPSSSTTVIAGNTSSYTYQSGQVSANNMAAGLAPVTPTSPSSLSVYGFQNNLAPTSASVLTTSGANVNANLGGYGVQKNVTNGGSAISTGVSTTTRSQTDDAYKKDFKFVVSEKENVPAKRETDMLILAKDTGKQFTSSGIHVGGGSLSGDSIKKEKLISSYGETAQLKAETGNSYYGSSGVVMKDKATYAEIHRDSGIFGGGGLCCCSDSCCSWWKWLLGLLLLSLLLLGLLFGLIALAEDVRKLKSRVATLEAESSVAGAHTSRLSSNDINTYVDGGGMGTDNTIGVGGGGGSSGSRTQVQISTSDVSAGGNGIGGSTGTSGAGAGTSSSGSSSSSGSSSVGSAGTSQSGRVDSAVGTSQRVGVTDFAGGAGTGTDLRISVSGGHIDSAALQLAIQHMLRAEMQSQAFKATLASSVQGERGLPGPKGEPGFPGIPGPPGAMGHPGPEGPKGQKGTQGEHGAEGPPGLRGREGPVGPRGEPGPPGFGIKGDRGAHGDPGVPGSVGPIGPPGPKGAQGLSGLSGPPGQPGTQGFRGESGPPGAKGDRGLAGFQGLKGDTGDKGPRGAQGEPGLPGPPGPAGEKGSKGSVGLSGQDGAKGSRGDQGPAGPPGLRGPAGPPGDNGLPGTPGLQGPPGIPGNPGQPGTKGDTGAPGRIINAAAGSTAVGIPGAPGPAGPPGPPGSPGLSGPIGPAGLPGQPGPKGDRGEKGDLGESELSLRKSETVSSSRTDRLFRENGGLAQPGPPGPPGPPGPPGRPGDSRQGPPGPPGPPGQPGYGRPGPKGDKGDSSFVSSAGAALYPGPPGPPGLPGAKGSTGPQGPRGYQGEPGQPGVPGTPGTPGTNERVSTYAGGRGVPGPPGPPGPPGPQGLKGDTGAPGIPGASRGSISVTSGPPGPPGPPGPPGLPGSFASSTEMRQYISDYLSRARQSAIPGPPGPPGPPGPPGSYSGSIDDISLRVIAYLRRSDSGFSLGVQGPPGPPGPPGPASGSLTVSGLIAMLQRDDVRRYLTGPPGPQGPPGPPGTSVGLSGSYRVEEIATYVFNIMNERGIARGPPGPRGPPGVAGPPGPAGSGFTTATIDYSALIKNSDFRSWIASAVQQGPPGSPGVPGLPGPPGPQGPPGVSTATVYGAGGRGYSLEEIQRYLQGSGFRGLPGPPGPPGPQGPQGPPGTYTGSVSYSGNFPRESIRTEIQQYLTSDSVRRTITGPPGPPGPRGQKGERGEPGYLQTYAQSQTYSQGDSHNNPQIRQIDVSKLAETLDYSNVAMKVTDYIKSQGLLQGYSGGASLTTNVRAIQGPPGPPGPPGPPGHSRVFAAYGNITADLMDFFRVYGTIPGPSGSPGPKGERGYPGPKGDKGDPGPPGLPGIPGTYTVQIPHRVQKREAGNKLVGRRQKHRRQAGSG, from the exons ATGTCCAGCAGTGCTGGAGGGCTGGGCTTGGAGAAGAATGTCTTAACccagaacagcagcagtggaacTTACTTTTCTTCAT CTTCTGTAGGTGTGAACACCGGGAGCTACAGCTCCTCCTCGGGAATCTACCTCGGCGGAGACTCCTCAGGAGGGGGTGAGGGAGGTGGGACCTACATAGATGGAGAAAGCTTTGGAATTgccacaggaggaggaggaggaggaggcagcgGAGGCAGTTATCTCGTGAGCTCCGTGTCCAAGGTCCGGTCCAGCTCGTCGGGCGGTGCCAGGAGGACGCAGACTGCTGGCTCATCAGGAGGCCTGTCGCCAGCTTTCCGGGAGAGGAAGCACATATCCAGCCGCTCAGGAGGCTATGATG GGAGTTCCAGTGCTAATTCCTCTCCAGAATTTACTCGCAAAGATTATGGAAACTATT gctCTGGTGCCACAAGAGGGAGAAGCGAAAGCAGAG aaagcGAGATCAGAGTCAGATTGCAAAGTGCCTCCCCCACTCCCTGCAGAT GGACAGAGTTGGATGACGTGAAGAAACTGCTGAAGGGACGCTCTAGCAGCGTCAGCCCCACTCGCTCCTCCAGTGCCTCCATCACCCTGCCTGTCCCTAAAAAGGCCAGCGTAGAGACCAAGACCATCTCAGTGGCCTCTCAGTCAG TTTCAAGTTCTTTTGGCTCTGGTGTGAGATCACCTGGGTTCAACACCATTGATTTATCAGGACTGTATGATACCGGCTTGACAAATGGAAAGCTTGATAAATCAAGCCAGTATGATATCACAGACAAGTATGATACTGGTGTCAAATCAATTCAGTATGATGGTAGTCTGAAATCAGGACAGTATGATACTGGTGTGAGGTCAGTACAGTATGATGGTAGTCTGAAATCAGGACAGTATGATACTGGTGTGAGGTCAGTACAGTATGATGGTAGTCTGAAATCAGGACAGTATGATACTGGTGTGAGATCAGGACAGTATGATACTGGTGTTAGATCAGGACAGTATGATACTGGTGTGAGATCAGGACAGTATGATATCAGTGTGAAATCAGGACAGTATGATACTGGTGTCAAATCAACTCAGTATGATGGTAGTCTGAAATCGGGGCAATATGATACTGGTGTGAGATCAGGACAGTATGATACTGGTGTGAGATCAGTGCAGTATGACACCACTGTAAGATCAGGTCAATATGACACTCTGGACTCCACGGTGTTCCCCACTTTCTCCTGGTCCACCTCCACTCTGCCGTCCTCCTCCACTACAGTCATTGCTGGCAACACCAGCAGCTACACATACCAAAGTGGGCAGGTCAGCGCCAACAACATGGCTGCAGGCTTGGCGCCAGTCACCCCCACCTCTCCATCATCCCTGTCAG TTTACGGCTTTCAGAATAACCTGGCACCCACCTCGGCCAGTGTGCTCACCACCAGTGGAGCCAACGTAAATGCTAACCTGGGAG GATATGGTGTTCAGAAGAACGTGACCAACGGTGGCAGCGCCATCAGCACTGGAGTCTCTACAA CCACTAGATCCCAAACTGATGACGCCTATAAGAAAGACTTTAAGTTCGTGgtctctgaaaaagaaaacgtTCCAGCCAAAAGGGAGACAGATATGCTCATTTTGGCAAAAGACACCGGCAAGCAGTTTACCAGCAGCGGCATTCATGTAGGAGGAG ggTCACTGTCAGGAGACTCGATAAAGAAGGAGAAGCTTATTTCGAGCTACGGTGAAACGGCCCAACTGAAGGCAGAGACTGGCAACTCTTACT ATGGTTCATCTGGAGTTGTAATGAAAGACAAAGCCACCTATGCAG AGATTCACAGGGACAGCGGCATCTTCGGAGGTGGAGGACTATGCTGTTGTTCGGACTCCTGTTGCTCCTGGTGGAAGTGGCTGCTGGGtcttctccttctctccctGCTCTTGCTGGGACTCCTGTTTGGCCTCATTGCTCTGG CTGAGGATGTGAGAAAGCTGAAGAGTCGAGTGGCGACCCTGGAAGCTGAGTCATCGGTCGCTGGCGCCCACACCAGTCGGCTGTCTTCCAATGATATCAACACTTATGTGGATGGTGGAGGTATGGGCACTGACAACACCATAGGCgtgggtggaggaggtggaagTTCAGGATCCAGGACACAAGTTCAGATTTCCACAAGTGATGTCAGCGCAGGTGGTAATGGCATTGGAGGGTCTACTGGTACTTCTGGTGCTGGAGCTGGTACCAGTTCCAGTGGGAGCTCCAGCAGTAGTGGAAGCAGCAGCGTCGGGAGTGCTGGTACAAGTCAAAGTGGTAGAGTTGATTCTGCTGTTGGTACCAGTCAGCGAGTTGGGGTTACCGATTTTGCTGGTGGTGCCGGTACTGGCACTGACCTCAGGATCAGCGTGAGTGGAGGACACATAGATTCTGCTGCTCTTCAGCTGGCCATCCAGCACATGTTAAGGGCTGAAATGCAGTCGCAGGCATTCAAAg ctACTTTAGCGTCCTCAgtacagggagagagaggattGCCTGGGCCTAaag gaGAGCCCGGTTTCCCTGGCATCCCAG GTCCTCCAGGTGCGATGGGACATCCAGGCCCCGAAGGTCCCAAAGGACAAAAAGGAACCCAAG GTGAACACGGAGCCGAGGGGCCACCAGGTCTTAGAGGTCGTGAGGGCCCAGTTGGCCCGAGAGGTGAGCCAGGACCTCCAGGCTTTGGAATTAAAGGCGACAGAG GTGCTCATGGAGATCCTGGGGTTCCTGGGTCTGTAGGACCTATCGGGCCCCCTGGACCAAAAG GTGCACAGGGGCTTTCTGGACTTTCTGGGCCACCAG GTCAACCAGGTACTCAAGGTTTCCGTGGCGAATCAGGGCCTCCTGGGGCTAAAG GTGATAGAGGGCTTGCTGGATTCCAGGGACTTAAAG GTGACACTGGTGACAAAGGTCCCAGAGGTGCACAAG GTGAACCCGGTTTACCAGGTCCGCCCGGGCCAGCTGGAGAAAAAGGCTCCAAAGGATCAGTGG GACTTTCTGGACAAGATGGCGCAAAGGGATCAAGAG GTGACCAAGGACCTGCTGGGCCTCCTGGACTCAGAGGTCCTGCTGGGCCTCCTGGGGATAATGGACTTCCAG GAACACCTGGACTTCAAGGACCACCAG GGATACCAGGAAATCCAGGACAACCCGGCACCAAAG GTGACACTGGTGCACCAGGACGCATCATCAATGCAG CAGCTGGCTCCACTGCTGTTGGCATCCCAGGAGCACCTGGGCCTGCCGGTCCTCCTGGTCCCCCTGGGTCTCCAGGATTATCAG GTCCCATCGGCCCTGCTGGTCTGCCTGGCCAACCTG GTCCTAAAGGTGACAGAGGAGAAAAGGGAGACCTGGGAGAATCAGAACTATCCTTGAGGAAGAGTGAGACGGTTTCTTCAAGCAGAACAGACA GGCTGTTTCGTGAAAATGGAGGTTTGGCACAGCCTGGCCCACCCGGCCCACCAGGTCCACCTGGGCCTCCAGGACGTCCAG gAGATTCCAGACAAGGACCTCCAGGACCACCTGGGCCCCCAGGCCAGCCAG GTTATGGAAGACCAGGACCTAAAGGAGACAAAGGGGACTCCAGCTTTGTATCCAGCGCTGGTG CAGCCTTATATCCAGGACCACCAGGACCTCCTGGGCTTCCCGGGGCTAAAGGATCAACAG GTCCTCAAGGGCCCAGGGGATACCAAG GTGAACCCGGTCAGCCAGGTGTGCCCGGCACCCCGGGAACACCAGGAACCAACGAGAGAG TGTCAACATATGCTGGAGGACGTGGGGTCCCAGGACCACCGGGTCCACCAGGGCCTCCAGGGCCTCAAGGACTCAAAG GGGACACTGGAGCTCCTGGGATTCCAGGCGCTTCAAGAG gCTCAATCTCAGTCACCTCAGGTCCTCCTGGTCCTCCAGGTCCTCCTGGCCCTCCAGGCTTGCCGGGCTCCTTTGCTTCTTCTACTGAGATGCGGCAGTACATCAGTGACTATTTAA GTAGAGCCAGGCAATCTGCCATTCCTGGACCTCCAGGTCCACCTGGACCACCAGGACCCCCTGGAAGCTACTCAGGCTCTATAGATGACATCTCTCTTCGTGTCATTGCATACCTACGAC GTTCAGACTCAGGGTTCAGCTTGGGTGTTCAGGGTCCTCCAGGACCACCTGGTCCTCCCGGACCTGCCTCTGGATCCCTGACAGTCAGCGGTCTCATAGCTATGCTTCAGA GAGATGACGTGAGGAGATATTTGACAGGACCACCAGGGCCACAAGGGCCACCAGGACCACCAGGGACATCAGTAGGACTTTCAGGCAGTTATAGAGTAGAGGAGATAGCTACATATGTCTTCAATATCATGAACG AGAGAGGGATTGCAAGAGGTCCACCTGGGCCACGTGGTCCTCCTGGGGTTGCAGGGCCTCCTGGTCCAGCAGGGTCTGGCTTCACTACCGCTACTATTGACTATTCTGCACTAATAAAGA ATTCAGATTTCCGTTCATGGATCGCATCTGCTGTGCAACAAGGCCCTCCTGGTTCTCCGGGTGTTCCAGGGCTACCCGGCCCTCCTGGCCCTCAGGGCCCGCCAGGAGTCTCCACTGCTACTGTGTATGGGGCAGGAGGTCGTGGCTACAGCTTGGAAGAAATCCAGCGTTACTTGCAGG GTTCTGGGTTTAGAGGTCttcctggccctcctggtcctCCAGGTCCACAGGGACCACAGGGTCCACCAGGCACTTACACTGGATCAGTTTCTTACAGTGGGAACTTCCCCAGGGAGAGCATCCGCACTGAAATTCAGCAGTATCTAACCA GTGACAGTGTTCGCCGTACCATCACGGGACCTCCAGGGCCTCCCGGTCCAAGGGGTCAGAAAGGAGAGCGTGGAGAGCCAGGCTACCTCCAGACCTACGCACAGAGCCAGACCTACTCTCAGGGTGACTCTCACAACAACCCACAGATCAGACAGATTGATGTCAGCAAGCTTGCTGAGACACTGGACTACTCTAATGTCGCCATGAAAGTTACAGACTACATCAAGA GTCAGGGCCTGCTGCAAGGGTATTCAGGTGGGGCTTCTTTGACCACAAATGTTCGAGCTATTCAAGGCCCTCCAGGCCCACCCGGCCCTCCTGGACCACCTGGTCACAGTCGTGTTTTTGCAGCTTACGGCaatatcacagctgatctcATGGACTTCTTCAGAG TCTATGGCACCATTCCTGGCCCTTCAGGAAGCCCTGGGCCAAAAGGGGAAAGAGGGTACCCAGGACCCAAAGGAGACAAAG GTGATCCTGGACCTCCAGGTTTACCTGGAATACCAGGGACATATACTGTCCAAATTCCACACAGAGTGCAGAAGAGGGAAGCAG GCAATAAACTGGTTGGTCGTCGTCAGAAGCATCGCCGTCAAGCTGGCAGCGGTTAA